A single genomic interval of Acipenser ruthenus chromosome 28, fAciRut3.2 maternal haplotype, whole genome shotgun sequence harbors:
- the LOC117435090 gene encoding tripartite motif-containing protein 44-like: protein METGNQSGQEDLPSDGTCDACEPDEPQQAVKFCQDCNFAFCAVHADKHHKSSRHQLQDWCSTEQGEEIAPGTGEAVGKPESPEGEAEVDEGEEGAVGVSAEAAASPSRVAEETVEDVITKARNTATVERLRCTEHGQEGTLYCKPDEKIICVMCAVQGAHREHQIITLREAYLAFKEKEAADLLGAAMQMEENIKVKWTDPNMGTEALQAFVHGQFDELHRLVLLEEKRALHLVDLKEAVAISQTAEKMAEISAQTEKLKEEMAEITKKLSAIDHGEEPNPADMMTTLRKESRHDPPGSAGSASNHAP from the exons ATGGAAACTGGAAATCAGTCAGGACAGGAGGATTTGCCCAGCGATGGAACCTGCGATGCCTGTGAGCCTGATGAACCACAGCAGGCTGTGAAGTTCTGCCAGGACTGCAACTTTGCATTCTGCGCAGTGCATGCTGACAAACACCATAAGAGCAGCCGCCACCAGCTACAGGACTGGTGTTCTACAGAACAGGGCGAGGAAATAGCACCAGGGACAGGGGAGGCAGTGGGGAAGCCAGAGAGCCCAGAGGGGGAAGCAGAGGTAGATGAGGGGGAAGAGGGAGCAGTTGGCGTGAGTGCAGAAGCAGCAGCCTCTCCCAGTAGGGTGGCAGAGGAGACTGTGGAGGATGTTATTACCAAAGCCAGGAACACTGCCACTGTGGAGAGGCTGCGGTGTACGGAGCATGGCCAGGAGGGGACTCTGTACTGTAAACCAGACGAGAAAATCATCTGCGTGATGTGTGCCGTACAGGGGGCTCACCGGGAGCACCAGATCATCACTCTGAGGGAGGCGTACCTGGCTTTTAAA GAGAAAGAAGCAGCGGATCTGCTAGGGGCTGCAATGCAAATGGAAGAAAACATAAAGGTGAAATGGACTGATCCTAAT ATGGGGACAGAGGCGCTGCAGGCCTTCGTTCACGGGCAGTTTGATGAACTGCATCGGCTGGTGCTGCTGGAGGAGAAGCGTGCACTGCACCTTGTCGACCTGAAGGAGGCGGTAGCAATATCTCAGACAGCCGAGAAGATGGCAGAGATCAGTGCCCAGACAGAGAAGCTGAAAGAAGAGATGGCTGAGATTACCAAGAAGCTCAGTGCCATTGACCACGGGGAAGAACCTAACCCAGCG gaTATGATGACAACGCTGAG